A window of the Planococcus citri chromosome 4, ihPlaCitr1.1, whole genome shotgun sequence genome harbors these coding sequences:
- the LOC135842253 gene encoding sorting nexin-9-like — translation MIVKVLYDFDGQPGSAELTIRSGEVLTVTRQDIGEGWWEGTDQKGNTGLFPAAYVEAADNQDFWDDEWDDDSDGGAPPSTIAESVTSSKPALHSIGSNAEDSSAKRAPSVKVKPINKSSFAKSGSDSYITGTLQLSVPESEKVYILESEYGLIWNPVNEPYDCAVASPKKESKLKGLKSFIVYQLTPSFNNIQVSRRYKHFDWLHERLEEKFSLIPIPPLPDKQIAGRYEEQFIEHRKNQLQAFVDCVCRHPVLSKCGVWQHFLTCTDEKRWKAGKRKAERDELVGANYFFAIEAPNRPLGSFTAEQETESFSRYIHGMDVAIKNLSNVVNDQVKKWQTLYKREYQRIGHSFIAYGQAYGMEEQSGYSRAHVMEAIKETGHSYNEVGKLFDEQPKLDWEPLGDMLHIYKGIITAFPDILTIHKGALQKRRECDRLAAESKMDSPQLQEASKRTDNVSYALLAEMNHFHAEQLSEISKTFKSFLTQQIAFHKKIVDQLENALSRFE, via the exons ATGATA gTTAAAGTATTATACGATTTCGATGGTCAGCCTGGATCTGCCGAGTTAACGATTAGAAGCGGAGAAGTACTCACTGTAACTAGACAAGATATCGGCGAAGGATGGTGGGAAGGAACGGATCAAAAAGGAAACACTGGTCTTTTTCCTGCTGCATACGTTGAA GCAGCAGATAATCAAGATTTTTGGGACGATGAATGGGACGATGATTCGGACGGAGGAGCTCCACCTTCTACGATAGCCGAATCTGTGACTAGTAGTAAACCAGCTTTACATTCCATCGGTAGTAATGCCGAAGATTCTTCAG CCAAACGAGCTCCTTCGGTTAAGGTGAAACCCATAAACAAATCATCGTTCGCTAAATCAGGCAGCGATAGTTATATTACCGGTACCCTGCAGCTATCAGTGCCTGAGAGTGAGAAAGTATATATTTTAGAAAGCGAATACGGTCTTATATGGAATCCAGTCAACGAACCTTACGATTGCGCTGTTGCTTCGCCTAAAAAAGAATCTAAACTGAAAGGATTGAAGAGTTTCATCGTTTACCAATTAACTCCTTCT TTCAATAATATCCAAGTGTCTAGAAGATACAAGCATTTTGATTGGCTGCATGAAAGATTGGAAGAGAAATTCAGTCTGATACCGATCCCTCCATTACCTGATAAACAGATCGCTG GAAGATACGAAGAACAGTTCATCGAGCACCGTAAAAACCAACTTCAAGCGTTCGTCGATTGCGTTTGCAGACACCCTGTACTATCTAAATGTGGCGTTTGGCAACACTTTCTCACCTGTACCGATGAAAAACGTTGGAAAGCTGGGAAACGGAAAGCAGAACGAGATGAATTGGTCGGAGCTAATTATTTCTTCGCCATCGAAGCTCCTAACCGTCCTCTAGGGTCTTTTACAGC CGAACAGGAAACCGAGAGCTTTTCGAGGTATATTCACGGTATGGACGTGGCGATTAAAAATCTATCGAATGTGGTCAACGACCAGGTGAAAAAATGGCAGACATTGTATAAACGTGAATATCAAAGAATTGGGCATTCTTTTATCGCCTACGGTCAAGCTTACGGAATGGAAGAGCAAAGTG GATATTCTCGAGCTCACGTAATGGAAGCCATAAAGGAAACTGGCCATTCGTATAATGAGGTCGGTAAACTATTCGACGAGCAGCCAAAGCTCGATTGGGAACCGTTGGGAGACATGTTGCATATATATAAAGGAATTATAACCGCATTTCCAGATATTTTAACCATTCATAAG GGAGCTTTACAAAAAAGACGCGAATGCGATAGACTCGCTGCCGAAAGTAAAATGGACTCTCCTCAACTGCAAGAAGCCTCTAAACGAACTGATAACGTATCTTACGCTTTATTGGCCGAAATGAATCATTTCCACGCCGAACAGTTATCCGAAATATcgaaaaccttcaaatcatttCTAACTCAGCAGATCGCGTTCCATAAAAAA atCGTCGACCAGTTGGAAAATGCTCTAAGTCGTTTCGAATGA